In the Corallococcus silvisoli genome, ACCAGGCCACGCAGGACGCGGTGAAGGCGGCGTGGGAAGCGGTGGGCGTGGGCGTGACGGTTCCGCCCCCGACCTCCATCCCGCTGACCAACGGCACGGCGGTGACGGGCCTGAGCGACAGCGCGGGCAACAAGAAGTACTACTCGCTGGCCGTTCCCGCGGGCGCCACGGCGCTGACGTTCACCATCTCCGGTGGCACGGGTGACGCCGACCTGTACGTGCGCTTCGGCGCCGCGCCGGACGCGTCCACCTACGACTGCCGTCCGTACGTCAGTGGCAACGGGGAGACGTGCACCATCACCAACATCCAGGCGGGCACCTACTACGTGATGCTCAACGCCTACGCCGCCTACTCCGGCGTGACGCTGAAGGGCAGCTTCACGGCTCCGGGCGGCGGCGGCGGCAACGTGCTCCAGAGCAACGTGCCGGTGACGGGCATCTCCGGCGCTTCGGGCTCCTTCAACACGGAGTGGGTCACGCTGGATGTGCCGGCGAACAAGACGGTCTCCATCTCCATCTCTGGCGGCACGGGTGACGCGGACCTGTACGTGCGCTTCGGCTCCTCGCCGACGACCTCCACGTACGACTGCCGTCCGTACTCGGCTGGCAACTCGGAGACGTGCACGCTCACCAAGACGACCGCGGGCAAGTACTACGTGAAGCTGAATGGCTACTCGGCGTACTCGGGCGTGACGCTCAAGGCCATCTACTAGCCACACCCGCTTCACGCCCCGCTCCCCTCGTGAGAGGGGAGCGCGGGACGAAGACAGGCACCCGGGGAGCCTCCATGGCTTCCCGGGTGTCGTCGTTTCAGGCATCGAAGCCGCCGGGATGCTAGCGCCGCACCTGCACGTCGCGCGCGACGGTGCGACCGCCCATGAGGACGAACTGCGCGCGCACCGGGGTGCCCTCCTGGAGCTCCTGGAGGGACACGCGCTGGCCCTGGTGGAGGCCCCGGCTGCGCGGGTCGAGCTGGAGCTCGTACACGGTGCCATCGCCGTCGCGCACGTGCAGGCTGTCGCGGCCCACGTGGGTCACCCGGCCGCTCACCGCGCTGGACGCGATGATGACCTGCTCCAGTGGCCGGTTCGCGGACGTGTCCGTCACCGCCGCCTGCGCCGCCTTGGCCGCGCCCTCGTACCAGGCCTCGTCGTCGCGGGCCTGCACGGCCTGGGCGCCAATCATCACCCGGCCCTCGGAGGGGGCCTGCGTCCCGGGCTGTCGAGCGTCCGGGGCCCGCGGCGCGTTGCCCGGGGCGGTGAGGTCTTGTCGCGTGGGGGCGTTCGCGGGCGCCTGCGCGGTCGTGCCGCGCGTGGGCTCAGCCGCCCGGGGAGCTGGCGGGCGTGTCGCTCCGGGAGGGGGGGCCGTGTTCGGGGGCACCTGGGCGTTCGCGTCCGGCGGCGCACCGCCCTGGGGCCGGAGGTTGTCCCCCTGCGCGAGCGCGGGCATGACGGGCACCGTCGGTCCTCCGTTCGCGGAGTCCCGGGCCTGCATCATCGCCGGCGACGCCGCGTCCGCGTTGTTGTCCCCCTGGCACGCGGAGGCCAGCGTGCACAGCGCCACCATCCCCATCCACTTCCACCGTCCACCCATCCGACACCCTCCCGCAGGCGAACCTGCGGACGGCCCCTCGCCGGTGCAAGCGTCCGGCGTCTGGAAGGGGTGTTGCCTTCTGGAAAGGCGGGGCTCGTGGCTGACTACGCGGAGAAGGTGGCGGCCACGGCGCGCACGTGGTCGCGCACCAGGGCCCGCGCGGCGATCAGCTCCGCGGCGCCGGCGGGCGTGTAGCCCAGACAGAGCACCACGTCGTCCTCGGGGGCCGCGCGCGTGCCCAGCGCGGCGTAGTCGAGCGAGCGCGGGACGGGTTCGCCTTCCGTGTCGTGGGTGAAGCGGCCGAACACGGTGGCCTGCCCGTCGCGGCCGGGGGCTGTCTCCTTCAGGGCGAAGAGGCGGCGCATGGCGGCGAGCGAGTCAGGGCGCTCTCTCAGGAGCTCCGGGGAGGCGGGGCCGCCCAACTCCCACTCGAGGAGCTTGAGGCAGCCGCGCACGAACTCCACGTCCGTGATGACCAGCCCGTAGAGGTACCAGTCCGCGCACGCGGCCTGGACCAGCCGCGCCTGCGCGTCGGTGAGCCAACCAAAGGACGGGCAGGTGAAGGTCTCGCAGGTGGTGGCGCGGTAGACACCGCAGTCGCGCAGGTCCGCGCCGCCCGTCACCCAGGGATGGCCCAGGCAGCCCACCCGCTGCTTCTCCGCGTCCAGGAAGCCCAGCAGCGGACACACCCTCACGATGGGGAAGAGCGCGGGGGCGGCCCGGCTCGCGGTCAGCTCTCGCGCGGCCTCCGCGTAGGCCTCCAGGGTGCGAGGCGCGTGGGAGAGCCGCTCCGTCTGCGTCTCCAGTCGCCGGGTCAGCGCCTCGCGCGAGTGGTCGCGGAAGTTGTAGAGGCCGCAGCAGGCGCCGCACGAGGCGCCCCCGCCGGGCTGGCACAGGTGGAAGGAGACCGACATGCGCGCATTCTGGCGGAAGGCCGGGCGTGGCGTCCGCCCTCCCGTCAGAACCAGTCCGGGTGCATGCGGGCGTACGAGTCCTCGCCCGTCCGGCACAGGTGGGCCAGGAGCGGCACGCGCGGCACCTCCACGGCGAACCAGTACTGCGCGGCGGCGAGCTTGCCCTCGTAGAAGGCGGTGTCCTCGCTGGAGGGCGCGCGGGCGAGGCCCTCCTTCGCGGCGGCGGCCTGCGCGAGCCAGCGCCACGCCACGGCCACCACGCTGAAGAGCTCCAGGAAGTCCGTGCTGTGGCGGAGCATCACGTCCACCTCTCCCGCCATGCCCCGCGCGCCGAGCTCCAGGGTGAGGGCGCTGACCTGCTGGAGCGCGTCCTCCAGCGCGTCGCTCCAGGTGGGGTCCACGCCCGCGGCCCGGGCGCGGCCGGTGGTGGCGCGCACCTCCTGGTCGAGCGCGTGGAGCGCGGCGCCGCCCTCCGCCACCGCCTTGCGGCCGAGCAGGTCCAGGCCCTGGATGCCGGTGGTGCCCTCGTGGATGGTGTTGAGCTTCTGGTCGCGCAGCCACGCTTCGGGCAGGTACTCGCTGGAGTAGCCGTAGCCGCCATGAATCTGGAGCGCGAGCGCGTTGGATTCAAAACCCTTCTCCGCCGGGAACGTCTTGGCGATGGGCGTGAGCAGGTCCAGCAGCAGCTGCGCGCGCTTGCGCGTGGACTCCCCTGGCGCGTGGTTCGCGAGGTCCGCCTGGGTGGAGGTGGCGAGCAGCAGCGACAGGCCGCCCTCCACGATGGCCTTCTGGCGCAGCAGCATGCGCCGCACGTCCGCGTGTTCGATGATGGGGGACTGGGCGCGCGTGGTGTCGCGGATGCCGGTGGGGCGGCCCTGGGGGCGCTCGCGCGCGTAGGAGAGCGACTCCTGGTAGGCGACGGCGGCGGTGGACACGCCGTTGAGGCCCACCATGATGCGCGCCTCGTTCATCATCTGGAACATGCAGGCCAGGCCCCGCCCGGGCTGGCCCACGAGCCAGCCGTGGCAGTCGTTGGCTTCGCCGAAGTTGAGGACGAGGCTGGGCAGGCCGCGCCAGCCAATCTTGTGGATGACGCCGGCCACCTGGACGTCGTTGGGGACCAGCGCTCCTGCCTGGGGCCTGCGCGCGGGCACGGCGAAGAGGGACACGCCGCGCGTGCCGCCCTCCGCGCCCTCGATGCGCGCGAGGGTCAGGTGGACGATGTTGTCGGTGAAGTCCTGGTCGCCGCCGCTGATGAAGATCTTCGAGCCCTGGAGGCGGTAGCCGCCATCCGGCGCGGGCGTGGCGCGCGTCTTCACGTCCGCGAGGCTGCTGCCGGCCTGGGGTTCGGTGAGGGCCATGGTGCCGGTCCACTCACCGCGGTACAGCCGGGCCATGAAGGTGTCGCGCAGGAAGGGCGTGCCAAAGACTTCCAGCAGGTGCGCGGCGCCCAGGGTGAGGCCCAGGTAGCCGTAGGCGCTCAGGTTGGCGGCCATGAGGTAGGCGCTGGCCACGGCGTGCACGGTGAGGGGGAGCTGCTGGCCGCCGACGTCGGGGGGCCGGGTGGCGGTGAGCAGGCCCAGGTCCACCATGCCGGCGTAGAGCGAGCGCATGGCCGGGTGGACGCGCACGCGGCCGTGTTCGAAGACGGGCGGGGCGGCGTCCATGGGCCGGTAGGTGGGGGCGAGCACCTCGCGGGCGAAGCGGCGGGTGCTGTCCAGGAGGAGCGCGAAGGTGTCGCGGGAGTGCTCCTGGAAGGCAGGCAGCGCGCAGAGGCTCGCGGTGTCCAGCGCTTCATAGAGCTGGAACTCCACGTCACGGTCCGACAGCAGCGGGTTGGGGCGGGGCACGCTCATGCCCCGGTTCCCTACCAGGATGCGATGGCGTCGTCGAAGTCGTCGTGGGGTGGACATTCACCGTCGGACGGAGGCGGTGGTGCGTCCGGGCAGGGGGCGTCGTGGCGGGGCGGCTCGGGGGTGGGCATGGGCAGGGAGGGCTGTCCCTTCCAGGTTCGGGGATTGGGGGCGACAGGGGGCTTGCCACACTCAACAACAAGGCCGGTGTCTTGCATTGACGCACCTCCATTTTCGGGAGTCCCGGCGGTCTTTGGACGAAGGTGTGTCCCGTGTCTGTCCATTGCCAGGAGGGGTCCCCGGAGTCGCGGGTGGGGTGGGGCGGGCAGGGGGGCGAGGCTCCGAGGGCCCCGCCGGGTACGGCCTGCGGGAGGGGCAGGCGAGACGCACCGTTGGGAGTGGAGGTGGTCCCGATGGTCATCATGGGTGCGTTGTTGGTGGGGATTGTCGTGATGGGGGTGGTGCTGGGCGGGGTCGTCATGGGCGGAGCGTTGGCGCACAAGAACGCGCGTAAGGATGACGCGCGGTGGGCGAAAGAAGCGGCGGACCGCGCGGCGCGCCGGGAGCGCGACACGTCCGGTCCCGGCCCGATGGGTGGCGAGCCCGTGCACGCGTGAAGGGAGCCTGAGAGGCCGCGGCGCTTCCGCTAGGATGCGCCGCCGTGCGATTCGCGCTGCCCTTCTGGCTGTGGGTGCCGCTGCTCGCGGGATGCGCGGCTTCGGGCCCGGCTCCGACCACCGTGGCCGCGGCGAAAGTCATCCGAGGTCCCTGGTCGGAGGTTCCCGCGGTCGAGATGCCAGCGGGTGACAGTGCCATTCCCATCGACCTGATGCGGGACGTGGCGGAAGCGCTCCTCAAGCGCCCCGGTGCCCGGGCCTGCGATCCCGCGACACTGCGACCCATCCAGGGGTTGTCCACGGAGTACTGCGCGACGGTCTATGTCACGGGGAGCCGGGATGCCCTGTCCTGGCGGGTCTCCGAGCCGGTCCGAGGAAGCCACGATCGCTGCTCCGCGCCACTTCACGTCGTGGACGACGACCATCCCCCTGCGCAGGTCTGGGTGGTCGGATTCATCCACAATCACCCCTGTGGAAGCCCACCCTCGTCGGTGGACCTCCTGGCGTGGCCGACCGATGCATTCGATCCGCTGTCGGCCATGGCGGTGGTCCGCCTGGTTCCAGGCAATCCCGCACCTGCCTTGTTCAAGGGGCTGGCCATCGAGATGGCATCCGCCCTTGTCGCGGAACGCATGGACGGCACCCGGGTCTATCTGCGCTATTTTCCCACGGGCGAGGTCGAGCAATGGAGTGAACGCCGACGTGGGTGGATCCTCTTGGGGATCTGCGCGCCGACGCAAAGTCATCTGGGGATGGCACCCCGATGCACGAATGGGCCGCTGCGGCTGCTGCGCGAATAAGGGGCATGGACGATGGTCAGGGGTCTGGCAGCGGGATGCGCGGTGATGCTCGTGGGCTGTGCCGCGAGGCCCCCGGCGTGGCGGGCGCCCATCGAGTGGCCAGACGATGAATCCGCCATTCTCGTGGGCCAGCCCATGGAGGCAGGGGCGGCTGTGGCCGCCGCGGGGGCCGTGCGTGAGTTCATCCGCACGAACACCGACCCCACCCTGTTCGAAGGATGCTCCGGTCCGGAGCAGGGTCTTGGCGTCGCTGTCTTCACCGGGCCGACCCAGGGATTGTATTTCGTGGCGGTGCACCAGGACTTCCGGCGCTGTGGTGGGCCCCGCATCCGGGTCCTGGATGCCTGGGATGCCTATGCGGTCACCCCTCAAGGAGAAGTCGTCGCCAAGGCTCCTCCCCCAGCGGGCGATGCTTCCTTCGCGGTCCCTCCGCGGGTGCAGCCCGCGCCCCCGACCTCCCAGCCACTCCCTGCCGCCCCCGTCTCGCCATCCACGCAAGAGCCGCCGACGGTTCCCGTGCCTCCAGTGGTGCCTACCGGGGACGGGGAGCGTAGTAGCGGCGCAGCCAGCGGCTGAGGCCATCCAGGCCGGGGAAGAGGACTCGCTCGGTGATGTTCGCCTGGTCCAGCTTGTCCCGGACCTCCCACTTGAGCGCCGCCGGCACCACGAGCCGCCGCACCCCCAGGTGCTGGTGCCCCAGGAACTCGTTCAGGCTCAGCCCCGACCCGTTCATCACCGAGAACAACGCGAACTGGTTCACGATGCGCGCGTCCAGGGACGGCGGCTCGAAGAACAACACGAAGGGATGCCCCGCCAGCCCGTCGAACGTCGGCAGGTCCACCGCCACCGTCGCCAGCATCTCCCCGGTGAACACGTCCGCGCCCTCCAACCGCAACTGCTCACGCAGCGGCTGGGGCAATTGCTCGTTCGTCCGGTGGTAGTCCACGCACCAGACGGCGCCGTCCTCGGACAACAGGTCCTGGCGCTCCGTCATGAAGTGCAGCGCCACGTATGGACTGAACGTCCAGTCCAACAACCGCGTCGGCATCCCGTGATGCTGCGCGAGCGCCAGCCAGTCCCAGATGGACGTGAGCCGCTCCGTGCCCGGCACGCCCCGCGCGTACTTGCGGAAGGCCCGCAGCAGGTCCCGCTCCTGCCGCACGAACGCCCCCTGGCGGTTGAGCGTCGCCGTCAGGTCCAGCTTCGCGTCGGGAACCCCTCGGTAGACGAAGCTCGTCCGGAACCGGCCCAGGGGCTCGTTCCACGAGCCCGCGAACAACAGCTCCTGCAACTCCAACCAGGATGTGACACGACGCTCCTGCATCCGCTGTCCCCTCGCCCCCCGCCAAGGTGGCCCCTGTCCTCCAGGGACGCACCATCGGGAGCGTGGGAGGGGACACCGGGGGGCCGGGGTCCCTCAAGCCTGCTCACTTCCCCAGCGGGGAGGCATGGGCCTGACCGGACGCCCGGCCACCTCAAACACAAACATTCAACACACGACGACTACGGACGCCCGAAGTCCGCCGGCTGGGTGAAGGCATAGGAGCTGGCGCCCGGCGCCTTGTCCTGTTGGAACAGGGGGCACTTGGCGCACGTGAAGCTCTCCCAGTCCTCGCGGACCGCCTTGTCGATGCATCCGCCGTAGAAACGGCAGTGGACATTGCGGTGCTCCTCGATGGAGAACGTATCGGCCCGCAGCGGGAGATGGAACTCGGTGGGACGCGGCTGTGGACAAGGCATTGGGTTCTCTCTAGCCCCCCTCGTGGGTGCTGACTTCCTCTACTGACCGGTGCGTCGCGTCATTCCCGACATTCCCACGCCGGCGCACTGAACGCTTGCACCCTGTCTCATCGCTGCCAGCAGAAGACCGTGTGGGTGTGTGAGACATTGGGAGGCACCACAGCCTAATGATGCCGGGCGTCCCGGGCCCGCCCCGCCAGGGTGTCTGCCTTCACGCGGAGCAACCCGCCGGGCAGGCCGTCGGAATCTTCACCCCTGGAGGACTTTCCCGCGAAGATGCGGGGCGTGAGCCCCCCTGTTCGATCCCCCCTCGACTCCTCCCGCTGGCTGAGCGCCCTGGCCCTGGTGTCGCTCGTGCTGCTCAGCGGCTGTTCCGCCTTCTCCCGCGCGGTGCGTGAAGGTGACGGCGCCGTGAAGGAGCGCCACTGGGCGGAGGCCGAAGCCGCGTACCTGCGCGCCCTGGCCGCCGACCCGGAGGCCTCCGAGATCAAGGTGAAGCTGCGCACGGTGCGCAAGGAGTGGGGCGCGGAGGTGTACCTGGAGGCCGGCGCCGCCCATGCCTCCGGGGACCTGCCATCCGCCACCAAGCTGCTGGTGCGCGTGCTGGAGTTGGATCCAGACCATGAGAACGCCCACGCGCTGCTCGCCCAGACGCTAGAGGCGCGGGTGGGGGTGGCCCTGGGCCTCTTGAAGGAGGAGAAGCTCCAGGACGCCCGCGCCGAGCTGGACGCGGTGCTCGCCGTGGCGCCGGACCACGTGAATGCCCGCAAGGGCGTGGACGCGGTGCAGGTCGCGTGGGCGAAGCGCTTCTTCTCGAGCGCGGAGACGCTGGAGAAGGCCGGCAAGCTGGGCAATGCCCTGCTCGCCTACGTGCGCGCGGACCAGGAGCGCGTGGGCGCCACCGCTGCCCGGGAGCGCGCGGAGGCCGTGCGGCAGCGGCTGCGTGACGAGGTGGCCTTCCTGGTGGTGGCGACCCCCGTGGAGGACAACGCCCAGGCCCCGGACGTCGCCCAGCGCCTGGGCGCGGGACGGCTGGCCGCGGCCCTGCCCACGCAGCTGCCCTTGAAGGTCGTGACAGAGGCGCCGCCGGGCCGGGTGGGCGTGAAGCTGGACCTGGCC is a window encoding:
- a CDS encoding PepSY domain-containing protein, translated to MGGRWKWMGMVALCTLASACQGDNNADAASPAMMQARDSANGGPTVPVMPALAQGDNLRPQGGAPPDANAQVPPNTAPPPGATRPPAPRAAEPTRGTTAQAPANAPTRQDLTAPGNAPRAPDARQPGTQAPSEGRVMIGAQAVQARDDEAWYEGAAKAAQAAVTDTSANRPLEQVIIASSAVSGRVTHVGRDSLHVRDGDGTVYELQLDPRSRGLHQGQRVSLQELQEGTPVRAQFVLMGGRTVARDVQVRR
- a CDS encoding acyl-CoA dehydrogenase, coding for MSVPRPNPLLSDRDVEFQLYEALDTASLCALPAFQEHSRDTFALLLDSTRRFAREVLAPTYRPMDAAPPVFEHGRVRVHPAMRSLYAGMVDLGLLTATRPPDVGGQQLPLTVHAVASAYLMAANLSAYGYLGLTLGAAHLLEVFGTPFLRDTFMARLYRGEWTGTMALTEPQAGSSLADVKTRATPAPDGGYRLQGSKIFISGGDQDFTDNIVHLTLARIEGAEGGTRGVSLFAVPARRPQAGALVPNDVQVAGVIHKIGWRGLPSLVLNFGEANDCHGWLVGQPGRGLACMFQMMNEARIMVGLNGVSTAAVAYQESLSYARERPQGRPTGIRDTTRAQSPIIEHADVRRMLLRQKAIVEGGLSLLLATSTQADLANHAPGESTRKRAQLLLDLLTPIAKTFPAEKGFESNALALQIHGGYGYSSEYLPEAWLRDQKLNTIHEGTTGIQGLDLLGRKAVAEGGAALHALDQEVRATTGRARAAGVDPTWSDALEDALQQVSALTLELGARGMAGEVDVMLRHSTDFLELFSVVAVAWRWLAQAAAAKEGLARAPSSEDTAFYEGKLAAAQYWFAVEVPRVPLLAHLCRTGEDSYARMHPDWF
- a CDS encoding FRG domain-containing protein, whose protein sequence is MQERRVTSWLELQELLFAGSWNEPLGRFRTSFVYRGVPDAKLDLTATLNRQGAFVRQERDLLRAFRKYARGVPGTERLTSIWDWLALAQHHGMPTRLLDWTFSPYVALHFMTERQDLLSEDGAVWCVDYHRTNEQLPQPLREQLRLEGADVFTGEMLATVAVDLPTFDGLAGHPFVLFFEPPSLDARIVNQFALFSVMNGSGLSLNEFLGHQHLGVRRLVVPAALKWEVRDKLDQANITERVLFPGLDGLSRWLRRYYAPRPR